The nucleotide window AAGAACAATGattattcaaacagttgatcCAATAGTACACAGTATCGAGTAGCTCTATCAAGTTACAAGGCCTGATCCAATTAACAATCAGTCACGTGGCGTGAGATCTTACATTCTACACACACGTTACACAAGTAGCACCGCATAACAACATACAAGTTATTTGATTATGCCCTAGCATACACCATGATTTAATGTACTAAATGTCTCAAATCCCCCCCCCATATCTCTTATTACCCGAGTTCTACTTTAAATACAAATCAACCACACCCAACAGTGAATAGGGGGCCCAAGAGATGCACGGTTCAACTGGGCTAAGCCCCACTTCATCCCCTCGGCCCAGTTCGATTTATTTTGAACAGTTTGTTGAGTTGGGGTGACCCGATTTCATAAGCACACAAACCACAACTACCCTTTGATTCTTACCTACGACTTTTTATTATATACTTAACAATAATGGCCGACAAACTGTTGTTACATAACATGCAGGCATTTATGGCTACAGGAGTAATCACATGGTTTATTCTATTGTTTCATTTAGATTAACAGCCGCCCTCATTGGACCATAGTTCGGCCCAACCCTTGCGTGACAACACAGCCCCTATAACCTTTATCAAATACTTTTATTTAACTTGATGCATGGACCACCGATTATTCAACCAAAATAAATAGGTGTTGACTAGTATAACAACACTCACATGGCCGCCATCCCCTTTGACTAGATCAAACCACCAATACTCTATTATTGGACCGATTCTCTTTACAAAACTGACAATCACCTTTTTAATTGTATTGGACCGAACCATCTATTCACGTTATTTTCACATAAATCACATTActgttttaactattttatttctCAAGCTAGCCGACACTTCTCTTAATGCATACTTGTCTCACAAATCATGTGATTGGACCAACTCTAAGGCTTACATGTCTTTATGTTATTTGACCAATTTGATTACTAGCATGCAAGTATACTCATGTGAACACACATTTatcaacaaaatcaacaaaacaatCATTAGTCTCATCATGTATGTCGGATCAGTCATATGGCACCAACGATTATATCTATTGGACCCTTTTTACGGTTCAATCATATCATCACAATTGTCGGCAGCATATACACACTCATCAAGGCTTATTATAATCATGTAATATAATCATGTAACATAGTAGCACAACTTGAATAACATAATTTACTAACCGGTAACTGATAGATCGGAATGTAGCTTGAATAAAGAGGGGGTCTCCTACGTCTGATGCGAATCGAGGAAGAGGGGTAGGGTTTGTTTACTGATGTCGAAATCAAGGAAGGAGAAGTGGGGGGTTTGTTTGAGTTTTAAACTGATCATGAAAACGAATTGGAGTATAATTCGTATTTGCTAAACCAAAACAGTAAAGGTCCAATTTATTAAGCTACTGGGCCCCGTAACTTGTTGGGCTAATTAACAAAAATAAAGTTGGGCTATCTAACAAGAATAAAGTTGCTAGCAAACAAGTTTGAGGCCGATCGTGAtcatgggctcaagcccaagtgATAATTACAATTAAGGGTTGGGGTTTTTGTCCTTGCCTTCACGAAATTGTCGCCCGATGCATATGCGGCCCGAATAAAAGCGTAACATTTTAACTCGTTTAGTTAAACCAGATtataataacacaaaacaaaTAAGTTAGTTTCATCTAAACGAGGAACGTTGAATGATAGTCAGTTAGGATGACAGGATTTAACGGCGTTATCACAAAGCAGAATATTAACGCAAAGAAGAGGAATAATAAGGAGTTAAGGTCACACTATTCAGCGTTACTAACCTTaagggttcgagttgtcacaacttaTGAAGAAATGAGTTGAGCCACTGTTTCCTTCATCCCAAACAGCCCCATAAACGATACAGAGTGAACTAACCGAGCAACTACCATCACTAATCACCATTGTCTTGCGTCCGTAGTTCGTCTACGCTGCCTAAAGACGACACAACCATCTGAAAATATACTACCATAGTTTCAATCAAAGCACGTTAATAACCATTGTTTTCCAACatcatataaaataaaataaattaagaaaacaaaaatagtgaatattataattaatgaaaaataatggtaACCACATTGTAGTATACAAAAGTACTAAACAATTAATAGAGTTAATATTAACCCATGACAATGGCATGCATAATACATGTCATAAATTATTAATAAATTCTATCTACACATGGAAaaaacgttacatgaaagaacaTAGAAAGCCTATATCAAAGTATATAATTAAGTTTTTTCTTTCATACATGGTGTATAGTTTTTTGAGGTATGTTATAATAACCCTATTTTTTGTAACTAATACTTATATactaataaaagtaaaaaaaaaaaggaaagggTTATAATGGCCAAATAAAGCGTAACATTGTTTTTTAAGTCACAATCTGGTTGAAAGTTTAGTTTTATTCAAAGGTGATAATTTTGTGACATGTGCTTTGTCCATTAATCTGATGTGGCACAAAAACCACATATTGTCCCTAAATCATCAATAATTACTTTAGTATGTTGTATACATGATTACAAAATTGTTACTTGCCGTGAGATTTGTTCATTATTTATGCCCTCAACAATAGCTTTTTACCATCTAATCGATTATTTATGGGATtgttaaatgaaaaaaaaatgtttacaTACAATTGAAAGGTGTAAACAATTCAAAGACTCGTTTCTTCACTACATTACTCGCCACCGTCTTCATCCTTGTAGTTGGGGTTCCTATAATCACGGATGTTAGAAACATGCTCTCATGTAGAATCAAAACCTGACACATAACGGATGATCATAAATGAATGCTCAAATGTTTACACCTGTAACTCTTTCTATGACTCGTTTAGCAACCACTTGTGCTTTTGGTTCTCCAACATCATCAAGTCCGGaattgaataaatacttcatatAAAGTCCAAAACCTGCAGTTCAAAAGAATTATTTACTGCCTACTTCAGACACAAACACCTATTTTGAGCAATAACATGGCAAAATTTACCGCAAAAATCAATAGCAATGGTCAACCCGTTGTTAGAGCCATGACTATACTCCTGCACAGTTCTTATCAAACCATTTAGAGCCAAATGAAGCCAAATGATGTTAAGTATATCCAAATTAGAGACTTACAATTCAGAGATAATCGGCAGCGTAAGATGAAAATCACCCTCGGAAACATGATCGTCTCCAGACCTCTTCATCCCTGTAAAAACAAAACGACACCTAGTTAAATAAACCTGGCTTTTTTTTGCTAACCAAGTATTTTATTCAATCACCAAAAATTGTACACATAATGTTTCTAGCCAGTGACTAACAACAAACATTCACCCAAACCTCATACTGTAACAACTCCACACCCAGTACATCAGATAGAAAGAACAACAAATAAACAAAATTTTAAACCTACTTTAGCCAAGAAGCTTAGCCTTTTCCACTTTAAGCTTTAAAATTCGTTCAACAACTTGTGTATTATCTTTGCTAGAAGCACGAGTCACATAAGAACGATAAATTTCCTCCCGCAAAGCTCAATTGTTAacatgttgtattaggaatgagCGAGGTActaaccggtaccgaaaatccccaaCAACGGTTACCGGTAACGACAATACATGGTACGATACGTGTCGGTACCGGTACAATACCGATATTTGAAAGTAAAAACCGGTACCGTACCAGACCGACAATGAAAACGTCAAAAGAAGGTACCGAATCGGCACCTTAAATATTCCGGTTCAGTGAACACAGTAACATCAAAAATGAAAACTGAAGATTAGACAGAAAAACTTTTATCCAATATAATCAAAATATTCCTAAATATTTAAAGACAAATCAAACCCCAACAGTAAAGACTAACAGACAGCAGAACAATCAAAAACTCCCTAAAATCCAACCCCCTAATTTCATCAATCTACACAACAAAAGCAATTGCATAAAGAAACACAAAGATTCTTGactaaaacacaaccaaatatgtagataaaaatcaaaactttaaaaCAAAAGcaataatttttttaaagaaatagaagctgaaaaaaaaacacaaaaatacctCATGATATTGAGTCTAAGATGAGCTCTAAGCTCAATAAAAAGCTCTTGCATCTGACCCAAATCAGCAGCGTTACCATGAGAGAACAAAAGGGTGAATTTACCAAAAGGGTGTTTCAAGAAAGTAGCAACAATCTTGTTTTCAACTTTGGTATCAAGAACATGAAGAAATATTAGAATGTATGATAAAACGAAGAAATCATAAAAACATACCTGTTCTTCAGATTGATGAAGAGTTATAAAAAAATTATCGAATGAACAatatcacccgcgaacttcgcgggtcGGACCATTTAAATGATGTAAACAATGGTTGAACAATATACATAGGCTGTACCATTTAAATGGTAGCAATTTTCTCTGCTTATCACATACTATATTCATCAGGAGAAGCATGATAGTCATAGCTTGTAGCAATAAACAGGCCACTTGTAGTACGCCCGAAGTTGGTTCCTTCATGACGTTgttacaaaaattaaataaacaaataaagttAAATGCAATATCATCCAGTGACGGGGAATTAAAAAGAATTCATAAAAAAGGTACGAAAGAAGATATTTGTGGTTGTCTTACTCTTGGCTGTCTCACTTATTTGAAATGCCCAGATCTCTCGTTAGACTGCACTAAGAAAGTAAAAGAGCTATAAGACTATAAAACTCAAAGTCCACCTCATGTTCTTGCCTAAAAAAGTTCGTAGCATCTCTAATTTTACATATATTCGGGTTGGATTTAGGGCTCTAATCCAAACATCTATGCTTGGATCCATACCTTCAATCCTGAATCAACGttatttaacaacaatattagtAATAAAATTTTGGAGATCATATATAAATAGAGAGAGTTGACTTTGCGAGTCAACCAAAGTAACAATTTTGACTTTTAAAACTTACAAAGTCTAAGCAAGTCGATAATAACACGTTCTTAACCCCCTTCGTCAACAGCTAATTCATTACGTCTCCTTTCTTGTCCaatatttgttttctttttttaccTTTATAAACAAACACAAATCTTATCAATCATCTCTTCATAGAAAATAATTCAAATAAAACATACGAATAATTGATTAGAAGTTGATTGTAAAGCTAACAACTTTAAAGTGCCCTCTCACGAATTTTGCCACTAATAATAGGTGATGAAATGTATTTTGCCACATTCGTCACTGCCGTACACATCTAAATTGTCTGCAATTAGGGGATAATAGAGCTAAGTAGAAAACCCAAATAACGGAACCCAAACAAAAACCAATGGTTAGGTTTTCGGaattttaataaccgaaaattttgGTTCAGTTCATGTGTGATAAAAGGTCCATAAGTTAATATACTTTTTAAGAGTTTGGCTGACGCAGTTAGCTCCCGAACCTTTTTTTTAGCTACGCCGACCTGGCCCTTCTTTTGTAATGCTTAATCTAAATAGAGATGATATATATATAGTATCatgaaaaccgaaaaaaaaaacttaccgGGTTTGCCTCCATTTAGTATATCGCCTTCTTCGGGATCGAGCCCATAAATCTAATAAAAATACAAATTTTGATGAATCTTAAGAACAACCAGCAAGCATCTAAATCAAGATTGTGAGTTATGTTCAATATAGTAGAAAAACTTTACGTTAACATTATGTTTTTTTAACTTAAGATACTGTCCAACGCCAGATACAGTGCCTCTGCTAGCTGTACCGTCCTATCAGCTCAAAATGCACCTATATTCGTTATCACATAATATCAAATTTACAATAATCATCTTACTTTTTCATTAAATAACAAATTGCACAAAACGATATTGGCGGGTCAACCCAACCCACACTAAAAGAAACCCATTTCTAACTTGAAACTATCAAGTTAAAGATGATGAAAGTTACCTTAGTGTTTGCAGTGTTTGAAAACAGTTGAATCATGGAAGTGTCGGGTGTTTTTTTTTCAAAGGAGCGTATGTCACCATATTGTACCCTTTTAAAGCAGCCATGGATGCCATAAGTACTCTGGAACTTCTCAAGTTCGATTTAAAGCCCTTTACAGGTAATAACAAATCAAGTTTGATTAATTA belongs to Helianthus annuus cultivar XRQ/B chromosome 5, HanXRQr2.0-SUNRISE, whole genome shotgun sequence and includes:
- the LOC110941806 gene encoding uncharacterized protein LOC110941806 → MKRSGDDHVSEGDFHLTLPIISELTVQEYSHGSNNGLTIAIDFCGFGLYMKYLFNSGLDDVGEPKAQVVAKRVIERVTGTPTTRMKTVASNVVKKRVFELFTPFNYGCVVFRQRRRTTDARQW